In one window of Vespa crabro chromosome 6, iyVesCrab1.2, whole genome shotgun sequence DNA:
- the LOC124425193 gene encoding tyrosine-protein phosphatase 10D isoform X1, with amino-acid sequence MTSMRRVDCPRPISRICGTLLLLLILLTEVSYSADLAIEIPGNLSQGGSWYRLDYSPAVGYPQPNTTIAAIDIGDVIKFRDGLPGTKYEFWLYYSNGTLHDWLTWAASITTAPDPPSNLTVSVRNGKTAIVYWSPPAQGNYSGFRLRVQSFSDTGNPRTSVIPADAVPYTLRDLTPGATYSLQLFTVLDTKESVAYTSRNFTTKPNTPGKFIVWFRNETTLLVLWQPPYPAGIYTHYKVSIDPKDAIESVLYVEKEGEPPGPAQAAFKGLVPGRAYNISVQTVSEDETSTPTTAQYRTVPLRPLNVTFDKSSITSTSFRVFWKPPNGTSEFDKYQISLGGNRRLAPVTKNRDDESRLEFKDLEPGKTYQVVVKTVSGKVTSWPASGDVTLKPLPVRDLRADIDERTGMVEVSWNPENSSTQDSYKLQYHEVETTIGGDSNTLTTDKNRVTLEALLPGRNYSIIIQAISSKVESNETVLYQVTRPSSPIIEDLKSIEKGLNISWKSDVNSRQEKFEVTHNRNDTGESATTLTTESHIVLEDLYPGAGYEVKVFAISHGLRSEPHAHFQAVLPHPPKNLSIEKVTSNTVLVHWEAPTDSIFSEYSIRYRTEDEPRWVKLPSVREIGEAEVADMTPGERYTIQVNTVSYGVESLHPLQVNHTIRPNPVLNIHPIVDSTNVTLEWPRPEGRIETYVIRWWPVENPQDIRAKNVTESPEISALIFDENTVHTERVLVGDLMPGMQYSFIVYTISYDLVSEITNLTTRTMPLIQSEVVVVVDRDQPGSLTLRYTPTPIQSSKFDLYRFRINDENNTTKERRVDDTDTKVTFTGLTPGRLYQVTVWTVSDNVESRPLIRQDRLYPEPITTINATDVNDTRITLTWDVPRGEYDTFEVQYINTEGNYIQNLTSVNTITISDLKPYRNYTFTLVVRSGTESSYLRVSNPLSASFTTSESYPGRVDKFYPTDIQPSEISFEWYLPSQEHNGIIRKYSITYGLEGSTHTQMQDFRSIEFRGVIKSLIPGKTYLFRIQAETKVGYGPEVVWKQKMPIRAPPKPPTQVVPTEVCRSSTTIQIRFRKNYFSEQNGAVISYTIIVAEDDSKNASGLEMPSWRDVQAYSIWPPYQVMEPYYPFKNGSVEDFTIGSENCDNKIGYCNGPLKSGSTYRVKVRAFTAPDMFTDTSYSFPIQTGLLLADKDNTAIIVGVTVPIVLLLSLLGIGLLVRRRRSQGRKTTETRATDNLSLPDSVIETSRPIKVEDFSEHYRNMSADSDFRFSEEFEELKHVGRDQPCTAADLPCNRPKNRFTNILPYDHSRFKLQPVDDEEGSDYINANYVPGHNSPREFIVTQGPLHSTRDDFWRMVWESNSRAIVMLTRCIEKGREKCDHYWPMDTLPVYYGDICVTILNEAHYPDWSITEFMLCRGDVKRVIQHFHFTTWPDFGVPSPPQTLARFVRAFRERVRPDQRPIVVHCSAGVGRSGTFITLDRILQQILVSKYVDIFGIVWAMRKERVWMVQTEQQYICIHQCLLAVLEGQDTTGPPREIHDNQGFEGKNRSSVENAKSPAEDEKER; translated from the exons gTCTCCTATTCGGCCGATCTAGCGATCGAAATTCCAGGTAATTTGAGTCAAGGCGGTTCTTGGTACCGACTGGATTACAGTCCTGCTGTTGGTTATCCACAGCCAAACACTACTATAGCCGCAATAGACATCGGTGATGTTATCAAGTTCAGGGATGGTCTTCCGGGTACAAAATATGAGTTTTGGCTATACTACAGTAACGGCACTCTTCACGATTGGCTCACGTGGGCTGCTTCGATCACGACAG CACCGGATCCACCCTCCAATTTGACCGTATCTGTTCGCAATGGGAAAACCGCGATCGTATATTGGTCGCCGCCAGCCCAGGGCAATTATTCTGGTTTCCGCCTGAGGGTACAAAGCTTCAGCGACACCGGAAATCCAAGGACGAGTGTGATACCCGCCGATGCCGTGCCCTATACACTTCGTGATCTGACGCCCGGGGCGACATACTCCCTTCAACTCTTCACGGTGCTGGACACCAAAGAGAGTGTGGCCTACACAAGCAGGAACTTTACAACCA AACCAAATACGCCAGGGAAGTTCATCGTGTGGTTTAGAAATGAGACTACGTTATTGGTACTCTGGCAGCCACCTTATCCTGCTGGGATTTATACCCACTACAAAGTTAGCATTGATCCCAAGGATGCGATCGAATCGGTCCTTTATGTGGAGAAAGAAGGTGAACCACCTGGACCAGCTCAGGCTGCGTTCAAAGGACTCGTTCCTG GTCGAGCTTACAACATTTCGGTACAAACAGTTTCTGAAGATGAGACCTCGACTCCAACGACTGCTCAATATCGTACCGTACCATTGCGACCTTTGAACGTAACTTTTGACAAATCTTCTATAACATCTACTTCATTTAGAGTGTTCTGGAAACCACCGAATGGAACATCCGAGTTCGACAAATATCAGATATCTCTCGGCGGTAATCGAAGACTCGCACCTGTTACTAAAAACCGGGATGATGAAAGTAGATTGGAATTTAAGGACTTGGAACCTGGAAAAACATATCAGGTTGTTGTAAAAACGGTCTCTGGCAAGGTCACCAGTTGGCCAGCTAGTGGTGACGTTACTCTCA AACCATTACCGGTCCGAGATCTTCGAGCAGACATCGATGAGAGAACAGGTATGGTTGAAGTATCATGGAATCCGGAAAATAGTAGTACGCAAGATAGTTATAAGCTTCAGTATCATGAAGTGGAAACGACTATCGGTGGTGATAGCAACACTTTAACAACTGATAAAAACAGA gTCACATTGGAAGCTCTGCTGCCAGGTCGAAATTATTCCATAATCATCCAAGCGATCAGCAGTAAAGTTGAATCAAATGAGACAGTACTTTATCAAGTAACACGTCCGTCTAGTCCGATAATCGAAGATTTGAAATCGATCGAGAAAGGTTTGAATATATCCTGGAAGAGTGATGTAAACTCCAGGCAAGAAAAGTTCGAGGTGACGCACAACAGAAACGATACAGGCGAAAGTGCGACCACCTTGACCACAGAGTCGCACATTGTTTTAGAAGATCTTTATCCTGGTGCGGGATATGAGGTCAAGGTTTTCGCTATTAGTCATGGCCTTAGGAGCGAGCCGCATGCACACTTTCAAGCAGTCC TGCCTCATCCACCAAAGAATTTGAGCATTGAAAAAGTTACCAGTAACACAGTACTTGTCCATTGGGAAGCACCAACGGATTCAATATTTTCTGAATATTCTATTAGATATCGTACGGAAGACGAACCAAGATGGGTAAAGCTTCCAAGTGTTCGAGAAATTGGCGAAGCGGAAGTCGCCGATATGACACCAGGAGAGAGATACACGATACAAGTAAATACTGTAAGCTATGGAGTAGAAAGTTTACATCCCTTACAAGTAAATCATACAATTC GACCAAATCCAGTATTAAACATTCATCCAATCGTGGATTCAACGAATGTGACATTAGAGTGGCCAAGACCCGAAGGTAGGATTGAAACCTACGTGATAAGATGGTGGCCTGTCGAGAATCCGCAAGATATAAGAGCAAAAAATGTCACTGAAAGCCCCGAAATTTCTGCTCTTATCTTCGACGAGAACACCGTTCATACGGAAAGAGTACTCGTTGGCGATCTGATGCCAGGGATGCAGTATTCCTTCATCGTCTATACCATATCTTATGATCTAGTCAGTGAAATCACCAATTTAACGACAAGAACAA TGCCGCTGATCCAGTCCGAAGTCGTGGTGGTGGTAGATCGCGATCAACCGGGCTCTTTAACGCTAAGGTACACCCCAACACCGATTCAATCATCGAAATTCGATCTTTATCGCTTTCGGATCAACGACGAGAACAATACGACTAAGGAGCGTCGTGTAGATGATACTGATACGAAGGTCACCTTTACTGGCCTTACACCCGGTAGGCTTTACCAAGTGACTGTGTGGACTGTCAGTGACAACGTGGAAAGTCGACCATTGATTAGACAGGATAGACTCT ATCCTGAACCGATCACTACGATAAATGCGACCGACGTTAACGATACCAGGATTACGTTGACTTGGGACGTGCCACGAGGAGAATATGACACTTTCGAAGTGCAGTATATAAACACCGAAGGCAACTACATCCAAAATTTAACATCTGTTAACACGATAACCATATCCGACTTGAAGCCATATAGAAATTACACGTTCACGTTGGTCGTTCGCTCAGGAACTGAATCATCCTATTTGAGGGTGTCGAATCCGCTTAGTGCCAGTTTCACCACGAGCGAATCTTATCCTGGTAGAGTGGACAAGTTTTATCCAACGGATATACAACCTAGTGAGATCAGCTTCGAATGGTACTTGCCGAGTCAGGAGCATAATGGTATCATCAGAAAGTACAGCATCACTTATGGCTTGGAG GGCTCAACGCACACGCAAATGCAAGACTTCAGGTCAATTGAATTTCGTGGTGTCATAAAATCCCTCATACCTGGCAAGACGTACCTCTTTCGCATTCAAGCCGAGACGAAGGTCGGTTACGGGCCTGAAGTAGTTTGGAAACAAAAGATGCCAATAAGGGCACCACCAAAACCGCCCACTCAAGTTGTACCAACCGAGGTCTGTAGGAGCAGTACTACGATACAAATACGGTTTAGAAAGAATTACTTCAGCGAACAAAATGGTGCTGTAATTTCGTATACTATCATCGTTGCTGAAGATGACAGCAAAAATGCATCTGGTCTTGAAATGCCTAGCTGGAGAGACGTTCAGGCTTATAGCATTTGGCCTCCTTATCAG gTCATGGAgccttattatccttttaaaaATGGATCGGTAGAAGACTTTACGATCGGGTCTGAAAATTGTGACAACAAAATTGGCTATTGTAACGGACCCCTAAAATCTGGTTCAACCTACAGAGTAAAAGTACGAGCTTTTACAGCTCCTGACATGTTCACGGATACCAGCTATAGTTTTCCAATTCAAACAG GATTGCTGCTGGCAG ATAAGGATAACACAGCTATCATAGTTGGAGTAACTGTCCCGATTGTTCTTCTATTGTCTTTATTGGGTATCGGCTTGCTCGTGAGGAGAAGACGAAGCCAAGGAAGAAAGACTACTGAGACCAGAGCCACAGATAATTTATCTTTACCAGATAGTGTTATAGAAACGAG TCGTCCCATTAAAGTAGAAGATTTTTCTGAACACTATAGAAATATGTCGGCGGATTCAGATTTTCGCTTTTCGGAAGAATTCGAGGAGCTTAAGCACGTTGGGAGGGATCAACCTTGTACTGCTGCTGACTTACCATGTAACAGACCAAAAAATCGTTTTACGAATATATTACCTTACGATCACAGCAGATTTAAATTACAACCGGTAGACGACGAAGAGGGCTCGGATTATATAAACGCTAATTATGTTCCT GGTCATAATTCACCAAGAGAGTTTATCGTAACGCAAGGTCCTTTACACTCAACGCGTGATGATTTCTGGAGAATGGTGTGGGAGAGTAATAGCAGAGCTATCGTGATGCTCACGCGATGTATCGAAAAGGGTAGGGAGAAGTGCGATCATTATTGGCCCATGGATACTTTGCCGGTTTACTATGGTGATATTTgtgtaacgatattaaacgaGGCGCATTATCCAGATTGGAGTATCACGGAGTTCATGTTGTGCAGg GGGGACGTGAAAAGGGTGATACAACATTTCCATTTCACAACATGGCCAGATTTTGGTGTTCCAAGTCCACCCCAAACATTAGCAAGATTTGTTCGAGCTTTCCGAGAACGAGTAAGACCAGATCAACGACCAATAGTCGTTCATTGTAGCGCTGGTGTAGGA